The genomic window gctgtatgtatgtgtatttatatatagaAAGATCCACAGTGAAGGGACTATGCTTAGTCCTTTGAACAGTTATACTGGCTGTTTCTCCTGGGCCACATTAACTATGAAAGCACTTTTTTGAGCCCCGTAATGTGTAGAAATGTGGACATACAGCACTAAAAGACTTGAGCCAAGAATGACTGAGAAATGCATTCCATATATTTCACAAAATGAGTCAGGACGGTAGTTTATATTTATAACATATCACAGTAATAACCTTTCTGCCTTGTCATGATTATTTGCCAAAGGTTTACAGATGCTGCTTGTGATCAGACTATATCCTGTGACAAGCAATCAGGAAATATTCTCAGTTTGTGATTTTGTACTTCAGACAGCAGTAATTTGCAGTCTGTTTAGAGAAAGTGgttgtaaaacaaaaaagaaaactggggacaaatgtcatttttggcAAATATCTGGCCACGTCTATGATATATGTATTAATTTAGATTTAGCGCtattatgtttaaatgttttggaTATATTTATGACTAGTATGTTGTTAGCCAAAGATTTAACATTTTAGATGAACTTAATTTTCCAATATTGTATTGTGATTCATGTACTAAGTCTCTAAATACTAAAAAAGTATTAAGTACTTCATTAACATCATGGAACAGCactgtaaatagttttttttaataaaaagcttttttcaTGTCGAAGGACATGTTATtaatttaaatgactgattCCATATGCTGTCATGCAAAGGAACATTTGATTGCAATTGGAGCTCAATATTTTGCTTTTGGATTTGGCCCAGTCTATTTTCCTTGAAATTCCATTTGCTCAGATTGCATTAATCTGATTTCAATAAAGTTTCAGAAGACGTTTGGTGTCATCGCAGatacatatgaatataaacataaatagtGTTGTAGACTAATCTGACCACAGTATTCATAAAGCTCAGCGGTATTTGGTTATTAATTGATCAGTCTGGTTTATATATACTCAATGCAATCAGCATGCATTGTTTTCAGAATGTTGTTTTCAGAAACACTTGGGCTCTCCACAACTATTATTGCACACTGAGACTAGCTGCTGTGCAAGCGTCAATGCAAGCATCAGGTGAATATGTGTGGATGTTAGGGGCTATGGCTTACTTTGGCCAGTACAACTTTTTGACATCACTGTTGAACAATCGTGTCCTGAATTAACCATGACACCACTCATGGCATACACAACTGAAAGCAACATCATCTGGCATAGTATTAATGCAACTCAATTATTTTGTATTGCTAGCTGTTTCATCGTGTCACAATAGAGCTTCAGTCCCCTAGAATAAACCCAACAGGGCTTTTCACCATTTGTGCTTGTTGTGCCCTgaccttctcttttcttctagAGAGAGACCATCCTCCTCCTGACTAACTCTACAGTCCTTAATGTCCTCCATCTCCACCATGTCATCTTTCCCTTCATCTGTAGGGGCTGTGGTGGTCACGTCGGCTATCTCCTCTGCACGTACCACAGCAAACTCCCGTACGCTGTCTGGGCTGGCCTTGACTATTCGAACATCTGCTATGTCTAACTTGCTGTCTGGAGATCCGGCCCTTGAAAACACTTTGGTAGCTTGTTTATTGTCTGGGCTGGTCTGGAAGTTAAGCGTTTCTACCAGCTCTAACTTGTTCAGTGACCCCGTCTTTGGAGACTTTATGTCTGGAGCTACCTCAGTTTCTTTGGGGGGGCAAGTAGCATCTGTGGCTAAGGACTCCTCAGGAGGTTCAGGGAGCTGATCATGAGTCTCACAGGCCTCGTCCTccttaaaaatgactttttgtgAGTTCCCCTTAGTTCCTATTGGATCACTGCATCTTCGAAATCCTAGGAGAGTGACACTCTTCTTACGTTTGGTTGCATTTGGGGCCATTCCATTGGTTGCCTGCGGAGTGACATCTTTGAACATGTTGCGGATGTCGTACCCTTCCCGAGGCTTTTGGGAgttctcttcattctctttctcactgtttaGTGGTTCTGTATGCTCTGATTGGTCTGCTGACTCTGCAACTGGCAGATTAGTGGACCCCTGAAGACTGTTCTTCTTGTCCATGTGGGTGACTCTGAACCTGTCGGCCAAATAATAAGCATTGGAACTTGTATGTAAAATATACATCCTCTTGGTTTGCATCTGCATATTAATGCTGTAGAGAGTTCAATCTAGTCATTAATTCTTGATAGACATGGAATATAGCACATGTATTGTGTGGATAACTGATCTGAAAACAGTATGATATGTTTGCTGCACTAAGACATCCCACCTGCCAACAGAAAACACCGTCTGCTCGCCTGCCCTGGTTTTGCCTCGAGCAACACGACTCCTACGCCTGCCTTTCTTGGAGCGTGATTGGACACAGAGATGGCAAGTGTTCTGGTCAATTCCAGAATGGACAGTGTGGTGATGAGGGGGAATGCCCCCCAAACTCTCTTTGCGGAGCAATCTGttcagaaaagaacaaaagacgCATTCAGACACTTCTTAATAAAAGCATTCTTCAACCCTCAAAAGGTGATGTAATCTAACTGGCCAAACCTAAATATAAAATGACAccaaaaactacaacaaaaaaaatattttaatatgctGGCTCTTTCACTGTGAAAACCTGATAGAGTTAAAGTAGTACTATGACTGGAAATGGTCAGCGTgagttaaaaatgaaatcttttcctttcctctaaACTGACAATTACTGAAAATCATGGGACTTGCAAGTCATCTTGCATGCTGTGTCCTATCTGAAACAGCGGTCGCTTGCATCATCTATTAATCTAGTTGTCACTTGCGCAGCCTCTTCCTGAGACCTCCCACCAAGGCTGAATCCTGTGTGGAGTCACTACAATTACAGAGTGGAGGAAGCATATGTAGAATGTGAATTAGGCCAAAGCTTTGCCGCCAATGAGTTATTTAAGCACCAACTATTACagtcatgaaaaaaagacaaaatcagaaAACCTCTGGGCAAGGCAGGCaagcatttaaaatatcattctGTTCCTGCAGTTCAGTCGCAAATGTGGAATTATACCGGCATTGTCTGTATACTTGGTCAttcgaaaataaataaatgaaactaaaGCTGTTTGCCTCTTCAGGGTGCAGTTGTATAGTACTGAACATTTCAAAATCACTATGGCAGTtcggtgacttttttttttggaaaagtctTTCTTAAGAGGACAGAATTCAGATAATGTACAGGATCAAAATATAGTCATTCTTTTTCAAAAGACCTGTCAggaagatttttatttttgcagatgcaaaaaaaaaagggggagaatcTCATCACTGACAGGCAGGACAGAATTAAAACATGGAGGCCTCTAGAAAGTTCATTAAGGAAGgaatacacaaataaagagtCAGGACAGTCACAGCTTCATGCTCTGTATGCTGATAGTATGTGCAAAGCAGAAGTGGACTTCTCCCtgtgtgataaaacaaaaaacctaaaaCCTCATGGAATTCTCTCCATAAAATGAACATGTCATAATACTCAAACAGAGAATGAAGACAGTTTTTGTATCAAAGCATGCTGATACTAATCATTTGAGCATGGTGATAattttgaaatctctctcactgtatctgtGGGTTTAATAAACTGCATTCCTTGGGTTTTACTTTATAACTCTGAAGCCcaggttaaataaaaaacaaaatcagttattgttttgtttttcattggtCAGCAAAGAAAAACTGCAGTACAACATCTAATATGTGAACTGATACATCCACATATTACAGCATCTTTCCTTCAGAGTGTTACTATCAGAAGTGAGGATAATAAGGCAGCGAACCTTACAGACACAAAATCATGTTCTGTGGGGAAAAGTGCCTCTTTGGGATAAGAACAAAAGCCCTTGCATACTCACCCAGTGAGAAAATACTGCCTTGGAGTTTTGCCAGCAAGATTAATGGTGAACCACAAAATCACTTTTCTATTGCTCGAAGAAGCTTAAGGTTGGAATGAAATGTGTtctaaatatttcacatttttaattgaAGAACTTACTACAATATCAAACTTTTTACTAAGCATACTAAGTATACTAAGTTtactaagatttttttttttttactaatttaCTAAACTACGTACACAAATTCTGTTACACAGCTGCTGCTGTGTACTCCCAAACTATACCTTGGATCATGATGTTCACATACACTCTGGTTTCCTAACATCTCTTTGAATGCCTCCATATTAGctagaaaaataaaagcaaaggaagaaaacgttgaatgtttatgttttgtggCAGAAATATTATGTAATGATGACAATAACTATAAAAtctcaataacaacaataattttCAATGAATTTTCTGAAGCAGGTAATATTTAATGGGAAGATTTTACCTTCATTCTCAATTATACATTTCAGAATTTGTTCAACTGTGTCTTGATTTTCTTCTGACCCATCTGTAAAACGaatacattcacagacacagaaacagagttGTAGCAAACTAGTCCTGTTGAGTTAGTATTTCAAACTGATGCATGCAGCTATCCAGCAATATAGGCTTGGTGAGTAAGATGCAAAGTCTCCAAATTTGACTAATTCCTTCAGTCAGTGAGGataacatgtttacattttgatttaaaaCTCTGGCTCTCCCTCTGTAGAGCTGTGAGCTACTGCTTCTCAGATATAGTTTTTAACTCTGGAACCCACCATCATTCTCTGGATCCAGTTTGTCCTCACAGTCATCGTCATCCTCAGGCTCTCCTGTTCGACAGCGGTATCCCCTCTTCTTAAGCGTGTGGCAGACAAGGAATCCAAACAGGCCggtgatgaagaagaaaaagaccaGGATGAAGATCATATATGGGGGAGGGGGCTCCCCCACAGTGACTTCC from Chanos chanos chromosome 2, fChaCha1.1, whole genome shotgun sequence includes these protein-coding regions:
- the rell2 gene encoding RELT-like protein 2; this encodes MTDQEVTVGEPPPPYMIFILVFFFFITGLFGFLVCHTLKKRGYRCRTGEPEDDDDCEDKLDPENDDGSEENQDTVEQILKCIIENEANMEAFKEMLGNQSVCEHHDPRLLRKESLGGIPPHHHTVHSGIDQNTCHLCVQSRSKKGRRRSRVARGKTRAGEQTVFSVGRFRVTHMDKKNSLQGSTNLPVAESADQSEHTEPLNSEKENEENSQKPREGYDIRNMFKDVTPQATNGMAPNATKRKKSVTLLGFRRCSDPIGTKGNSQKVIFKEDEACETHDQLPEPPEESLATDATCPPKETEVAPDIKSPKTGSLNKLELVETLNFQTSPDNKQATKVFSRAGSPDSKLDIADVRIVKASPDSVREFAVVRAEEIADVTTTAPTDEGKDDMVEMEDIKDCRVSQEEDGLSLEEKRRSGHNKHKW